From a single Catenulispora sp. EB89 genomic region:
- a CDS encoding class II fumarate hydratase, giving the protein MTNSQQETPPEILDLPVGIDAAGTRRETDAMGAVDVAADKYWGAQTQRSLEHFTVGDDHMPQEIHHAYGFVKMAAALVNGEAGRLPRWMADLIARVASEVIAGDLDEHFPLYVWQTGSGTQTNMNVNEVISNRAIQLAGGTLGTKSPVHPNDHVNLGQSSNDSFPTATHVAAVLTLQNHVLPELRNLHAALDDKARQWADVPKTGRTHLQDAVPLTVGQEWSGYAAQIAAATDRLESALPGLHELAAGGTAVGTGLNAPPGFAERFASELAELTGQPFVTAPNKFAALAGAEAMVAASAGLRGVAAPLLKIANDIRFLGSGPRNGLGELRLPENEPGSSIMPGKVNPTQCEATMMVCLKVMADDGALATAAGMGNFELNTMRPLIASSFLHSARILTDAIRNLRVFCIEGIELDRERIDHDLGRSLMLVTALTPEIGYDRAAQIAHTADAEGTTLRDAAVRSGWLTTEEFDAIVDPRAMTGQDGWPGGG; this is encoded by the coding sequence ATGACGAACTCGCAGCAGGAGACGCCTCCGGAGATCCTGGACCTCCCAGTGGGCATCGACGCGGCCGGGACGCGGCGGGAAACCGACGCGATGGGGGCGGTCGACGTGGCCGCCGACAAGTACTGGGGCGCCCAGACGCAGCGGTCGCTGGAGCACTTCACCGTCGGCGACGACCACATGCCGCAGGAGATCCACCACGCGTACGGCTTCGTGAAGATGGCCGCCGCGCTGGTCAACGGCGAGGCCGGACGGCTGCCGCGGTGGATGGCCGACCTGATCGCCCGGGTCGCCTCCGAGGTGATCGCCGGCGACCTCGACGAGCACTTCCCGCTCTACGTCTGGCAGACCGGCTCCGGGACGCAGACCAACATGAACGTCAACGAGGTCATCAGCAACCGCGCGATCCAGCTGGCCGGCGGCACGCTCGGCACCAAGTCCCCGGTGCACCCCAACGACCACGTCAACCTCGGCCAGTCCTCCAACGACAGCTTCCCGACCGCGACGCACGTCGCCGCGGTGCTGACGCTGCAGAACCACGTGCTGCCCGAACTCAGGAACCTGCACGCGGCGCTGGACGACAAGGCGCGGCAGTGGGCCGACGTCCCCAAGACCGGCCGCACGCACCTGCAGGATGCCGTCCCGCTCACCGTCGGCCAGGAGTGGTCCGGCTACGCGGCCCAGATCGCCGCCGCCACCGACCGCCTGGAATCCGCGCTCCCGGGCCTGCACGAACTCGCCGCCGGCGGCACCGCGGTCGGCACCGGCCTGAACGCCCCGCCCGGATTCGCCGAACGCTTCGCCTCCGAACTCGCCGAACTCACCGGCCAGCCCTTCGTCACCGCACCGAACAAGTTCGCCGCCCTGGCCGGCGCCGAGGCGATGGTCGCGGCCTCGGCCGGCCTGCGCGGCGTCGCGGCACCGCTGCTGAAGATCGCCAACGACATCCGCTTCCTCGGCTCCGGCCCCCGCAACGGCCTCGGCGAACTCCGGCTGCCGGAGAACGAGCCCGGCAGCTCGATCATGCCGGGCAAGGTCAACCCGACGCAGTGCGAGGCCACGATGATGGTCTGCCTGAAGGTGATGGCCGACGACGGCGCCCTGGCCACCGCCGCCGGCATGGGCAACTTCGAACTCAACACCATGCGCCCGCTGATCGCCTCCTCGTTCCTGCACTCCGCGCGCATCCTCACCGACGCGATCCGCAACCTGCGCGTCTTCTGCATCGAAGGCATCGAACTCGACCGCGAACGCATCGACCACGACCTGGGGCGCTCGCTGATGCTGGTGACGGCGCTGACCCCGGAGATCGGCTACGACCGCGCCGCGCAGATCGCGCACACCGCCGACGCCGAGGGCACGACGCTGCGCGACGCGGCGGTGCGGAGCGGGTGGCTGACGACGGAGGAGTTCGACGCGATTGTGGATCCTCGGGCCATGACGGGGCAGGACGGGTGGCCGGGTGGGGGGTGA
- a CDS encoding Bax inhibitor-1 family protein, producing MYDTTMSRRGYGISTNTLFARTMGFVAATAALFALGAYAGRNLSNAAVFIGFIAAFVCLIAMRFTAARSPQATVVLLGAFGLLMGIAMSPTLVYYATVNPKALWQAGAATALFIGALGSAGYATERDLSGVARASFWALVALLVFGVVAIFVNIPHASVIYSVAGLVIFAGFTLVDFQRLRRTQNIASAPLLAASIFLDILNVFLFFLSLFGGGGRRN from the coding sequence GTGTACGACACGACAATGTCCCGACGGGGCTATGGGATCTCGACGAACACCCTGTTCGCCCGGACCATGGGCTTCGTCGCCGCCACGGCGGCACTGTTCGCGCTCGGCGCCTACGCCGGCCGGAACCTTTCCAACGCCGCGGTGTTCATCGGCTTCATCGCGGCCTTCGTGTGCCTGATCGCGATGCGCTTCACCGCCGCGCGCTCGCCGCAGGCCACCGTCGTGCTCCTCGGCGCCTTCGGCCTGCTGATGGGCATCGCGATGTCCCCGACGCTGGTCTACTACGCGACCGTGAACCCCAAGGCGCTGTGGCAGGCGGGCGCCGCGACCGCGCTGTTCATCGGAGCGCTGGGCTCGGCCGGGTACGCCACCGAGCGCGACCTGTCCGGGGTGGCCCGCGCCAGCTTCTGGGCCCTGGTGGCGCTGCTGGTCTTCGGGGTGGTCGCGATCTTCGTGAACATCCCGCACGCCTCGGTGATCTACAGCGTGGCCGGCCTGGTGATCTTCGCCGGGTTCACGCTGGTGGACTTCCAGCGGCTGCGCCGGACCCAGAACATCGCCTCGGCACCGCTGCTGGCCGCGTCGATCTTCCTGGACATCCTGAACGTGTTCCTGTTCTTCCTCAGCCTCTTCGGCGGCGGCGGTCGCCGGAACTGA
- a CDS encoding LCP family protein — protein sequence MAAGRAAQIKTIIALCSASLLLTVGGAASYVYLHLNGNIETAGDLNTLTDRPKAGPPVNILLLGSQTRDGQTGQFGGSDATGSFGGATGTDLSDTSMLLHVSGDRKYALVVSIPRDTIVNRPPCPTRDGTGTIPGQAGAMFDASMSLGGPLCTAATVEQFFGVRVDHFVRLDFNGFRKIVTYLGGVEVCIPPGGIDDPYSHLNLPAGRHVVTGDEALAFVRDRHGIGDGSDLGRIEMQKMFLTSLITKIEDSGTLADAGRLYQLADITTSSITTDQALGSVSALLDLAGQVQGLKPHDINFITLPTVQDPNDPNRVDPAPSAQTVWGLINADQSLPTGPGTATASPATPSPTASPAPNTVAQPSGSPSSAPSLAPSVTPSPAPPTDLKDRPADTDICSDLPQPNNAAAG from the coding sequence ATGGCAGCGGGCCGGGCAGCACAGATCAAGACCATCATCGCCCTCTGCTCGGCCTCCCTGCTGCTCACGGTCGGCGGCGCGGCGAGCTACGTCTACCTGCACCTCAACGGCAACATCGAGACCGCCGGCGACCTGAACACGCTGACCGACCGCCCCAAAGCCGGCCCGCCGGTCAACATCCTGCTGCTCGGCTCCCAGACCCGCGACGGCCAGACCGGCCAGTTCGGCGGCTCGGACGCCACCGGCAGCTTCGGCGGCGCCACCGGCACCGACCTGTCGGACACCTCGATGCTGCTGCACGTCTCCGGCGACCGGAAGTACGCCCTGGTGGTGTCCATCCCCCGCGACACCATCGTGAACCGCCCGCCCTGCCCGACCCGCGACGGCACCGGCACCATCCCCGGCCAGGCCGGCGCGATGTTCGACGCCTCCATGAGCCTGGGCGGCCCGCTGTGCACGGCGGCGACCGTCGAACAGTTCTTCGGCGTCCGCGTGGACCACTTCGTCCGCCTGGACTTCAACGGCTTCCGCAAGATCGTCACCTACCTCGGCGGTGTCGAGGTCTGCATCCCGCCCGGCGGCATCGACGACCCCTACAGCCACCTGAACCTCCCGGCCGGCCGGCACGTGGTCACCGGCGACGAGGCGCTGGCCTTCGTCCGCGACCGGCACGGCATCGGCGACGGCAGCGACCTGGGCCGCATCGAGATGCAGAAGATGTTCCTGACCTCGCTGATCACCAAGATCGAGGACAGCGGCACGCTGGCCGACGCCGGCCGGCTCTACCAGCTCGCGGACATCACGACCTCGTCGATCACCACCGACCAGGCCCTCGGCTCGGTCTCGGCGCTGCTCGACCTGGCCGGCCAGGTGCAGGGGCTGAAGCCGCACGACATCAACTTCATCACGCTGCCGACAGTGCAGGACCCGAACGATCCGAACCGGGTGGATCCGGCCCCCTCCGCGCAGACGGTGTGGGGCCTGATCAACGCCGATCAGAGCTTGCCGACGGGCCCCGGCACTGCGACAGCCAGCCCTGCGACTCCATCGCCGACCGCCTCTCCAGCACCGAACACTGTTGCCCAGCCGTCCGGCTCTCCGAGCTCGGCACCGTCCCTGGCGCCGTCCGTGACACCGTCCCCGGCGCCGCCGACCGATCTCAAAGACCGGCCGGCCGACACCGACATCTGCTCCGACCTGCCGCAGCCGAACAACGCCGCAGCAGGCTGA
- a CDS encoding LCP family protein, translating to MSVLLVSLTGAWLRAAVLGGFQRSAALGGTIPKSHDGSVNILLMGLDSRRDNQGHDLPAAMLDKLHAGSSSDVGGYNTNTLILLHVPADGSPATAVSVPRDDWVAIPNLGWHKIKEAYGRAKAAAESALVKAGNGPTGDALEAAGREAGRASAIAAVQGLLNVPIDHFAEVNLAGFYDVAVALGGVTVCLNKAVQDDYSGADFPAGVQTLDGSKALAFVRQRHGLPGGDLDRTRRQQAFLAAVQRKLSDDGVLSDVGRLSGLVGAVKRDVVVDDGFDVLSLISKAGSLKAGRIQFHTLPIEGFATRDGEDVNLVDPAKVQAAMKVYFSDAKAGPGQAGQTGQTRQASVARAGLAALPQADGTTSDGTTEDGIACVN from the coding sequence ATGTCGGTGCTGTTGGTCAGCCTCACCGGGGCGTGGCTGCGAGCCGCGGTGCTCGGCGGCTTCCAGCGCTCGGCGGCGCTCGGCGGCACGATCCCGAAGTCGCACGACGGCTCGGTCAACATCCTGCTGATGGGCCTGGACTCGCGGCGCGACAACCAGGGCCACGACCTGCCGGCCGCGATGCTGGACAAGCTGCACGCCGGCTCCTCCAGCGACGTCGGCGGGTACAACACCAACACCCTGATCCTGTTGCACGTCCCGGCCGACGGCTCGCCGGCCACCGCGGTGTCGGTGCCGCGCGACGACTGGGTCGCCATCCCGAACCTGGGCTGGCACAAGATCAAGGAGGCCTACGGCCGGGCCAAGGCGGCCGCGGAGTCGGCACTGGTGAAGGCCGGAAACGGGCCGACCGGCGACGCGCTGGAGGCGGCCGGGCGCGAGGCCGGGCGGGCCTCGGCGATCGCGGCGGTGCAGGGGCTGCTGAACGTGCCGATCGACCACTTCGCCGAGGTGAACCTGGCCGGGTTCTACGACGTCGCGGTGGCGCTCGGCGGGGTGACCGTGTGCCTGAACAAGGCGGTGCAGGACGACTACTCCGGCGCCGACTTCCCGGCCGGCGTGCAGACCCTGGACGGGTCGAAGGCGCTGGCGTTCGTCCGGCAGCGGCACGGGCTGCCCGGCGGCGACCTGGACCGGACGCGGCGGCAGCAGGCGTTCCTGGCGGCGGTGCAGCGGAAGCTGTCCGACGACGGGGTGCTGTCCGACGTCGGCAGGCTGTCCGGGCTGGTCGGCGCGGTGAAGCGGGACGTCGTGGTCGACGACGGCTTCGACGTGCTGTCGCTGATCTCCAAGGCCGGGAGCCTGAAGGCCGGCCGGATCCAGTTCCACACGCTGCCGATCGAGGGGTTCGCGACCCGCGACGGGGAGGACGTGAACCTGGTCGATCCGGCGAAGGTGCAGGCGGCGATGAAGGTGTACTTCTCGGATGCCAAGGCCGGGCCGGGGCAGGCGGGGCAGACGGGACAGACGCGTCAGGCTTCGGTCGCGAGGGCTGGACTCGCCGCGCTGCCGCAGGCTGACGGGACGACTTCCGATGGGACGACCGAGGACGGGATCGCCTGCGTGAACTGA
- a CDS encoding NAD(P)H-binding protein, which produces MILITGATGNVGQIVVERLAAEGHDVRALSRRPSQTEWPFGVQAVEGDLSDAASLGPALEGVESVYLFPAPGLGADFVAAAEAAGVRHVVLLSSGAVDDDLDVQDGPIASRHFEIEQLLRASGMRWTFLRANTFAANSLPWGYQTKNGDEICGAYAEAAAPVVHEADIADAAVAALTAEGHDGKTYQITGPELLTHADQARILGEVLGRPIRYVEIDVEQVRRQMGAFVPAPILADILKFWERSLEYPHAVSPDVETLTGHKARDFRSWVEEHADAF; this is translated from the coding sequence ATGATCCTGATTACGGGTGCGACCGGGAACGTCGGGCAGATCGTCGTGGAGCGGCTGGCCGCCGAGGGCCACGACGTGCGGGCGCTGAGCCGCCGGCCTTCGCAGACCGAGTGGCCGTTCGGAGTCCAGGCCGTCGAGGGGGACCTGAGCGATGCGGCCTCGCTCGGCCCGGCGCTGGAAGGCGTCGAGTCGGTGTACCTGTTCCCGGCCCCGGGGCTCGGCGCGGACTTCGTCGCCGCGGCCGAGGCCGCCGGGGTGCGGCACGTGGTCCTGCTGTCGTCCGGAGCCGTCGACGACGACCTGGACGTTCAGGACGGCCCGATCGCCAGCCGGCACTTCGAGATCGAGCAGCTGCTCCGCGCCTCCGGCATGCGCTGGACCTTCCTGCGCGCGAACACCTTCGCCGCCAACAGTCTGCCGTGGGGCTACCAGACCAAGAACGGCGACGAGATCTGCGGCGCCTACGCCGAGGCCGCGGCACCCGTCGTCCACGAGGCCGACATCGCCGACGCCGCCGTGGCCGCCCTGACCGCCGAGGGCCACGACGGCAAGACCTACCAGATCACCGGACCGGAGCTCCTGACGCACGCCGACCAGGCGCGCATCCTCGGCGAGGTGCTGGGCCGGCCGATCCGCTACGTCGAGATCGACGTCGAGCAGGTGCGCCGGCAGATGGGGGCCTTCGTCCCGGCCCCGATCCTGGCCGACATCCTGAAGTTCTGGGAGCGGTCGCTGGAGTACCCGCACGCGGTGAGCCCGGACGTCGAGACGCTCACCGGACACAAGGCGCGCGACTTCCGCAGCTGGGTCGAGGAGCACGCCGACGCCTTCTAA
- a CDS encoding winged helix DNA-binding domain-containing protein yields the protein MTSHGALSVDDDQRRARLATRHLLAPGTAAPTPEAVTDALVALHSTDAASVYLSAMARLQSPSISEVERALYDDRTLVRMHGMRQTLFVFPTELASVVQASTTRELWLKERGLLLKNAVAAGLDEAWLEKVEAATIAEVRRRGSATGAELGKTVPGLRDQVLYGKGTKWEAWQPASGRVLRVLGFDGAVVRGRPVGTWLSSQHRWEPGTGHADIAVPEAQAELARCWLHAFGPATEADLKWWTGWKVTDARRALKAIGATQVALADGTGWLLPDDLDPLPAPEPWAALLPALDPTTMGWQGRDWYLAEEIKTQLFDRAGNAGPTLWWNGEIVGGWIQLPDGTIATKLLRDVGREGQKAIAAETERWQAILGEVRVTPRFRTPVERELNVT from the coding sequence GTGACTTCACACGGGGCGCTTTCGGTAGACGACGACCAACGCCGCGCGCGCCTGGCGACGCGGCACCTGCTGGCGCCGGGCACGGCCGCGCCGACCCCGGAAGCCGTGACCGACGCCCTCGTCGCGCTGCACTCGACGGACGCCGCCTCGGTGTATCTCTCGGCGATGGCGCGCCTCCAGTCGCCGTCGATCTCGGAGGTCGAGCGCGCGCTCTACGACGACCGGACCCTGGTGCGGATGCACGGCATGCGCCAGACGCTGTTCGTGTTCCCGACCGAGCTGGCGTCGGTGGTTCAGGCCTCGACGACCCGCGAACTGTGGCTCAAGGAACGCGGCCTGCTGCTGAAGAACGCGGTGGCCGCGGGCCTCGACGAGGCGTGGCTGGAGAAGGTCGAGGCGGCGACGATCGCCGAAGTCCGCCGCCGCGGCTCGGCGACCGGCGCGGAACTCGGCAAAACCGTGCCGGGCCTGCGGGACCAGGTGCTGTACGGCAAGGGCACGAAGTGGGAGGCCTGGCAGCCGGCCTCCGGCCGCGTCCTGCGCGTCCTCGGCTTCGACGGCGCGGTGGTCCGGGGCCGGCCGGTCGGCACCTGGCTGTCGAGCCAGCACCGCTGGGAACCGGGCACCGGCCACGCGGACATCGCTGTCCCGGAGGCCCAAGCAGAGCTGGCGCGCTGCTGGCTGCACGCGTTCGGGCCGGCCACGGAGGCGGACCTGAAGTGGTGGACCGGCTGGAAGGTCACCGACGCCCGCAGGGCACTGAAGGCGATCGGGGCCACGCAGGTGGCACTGGCCGACGGCACCGGCTGGCTCCTCCCGGACGACCTGGACCCGCTCCCGGCGCCGGAACCCTGGGCCGCCCTCCTCCCCGCCCTGGACCCGACGACGATGGGCTGGCAGGGCCGCGACTGGTACCTCGCCGAGGAGATCAAAACGCAGCTCTTCGACCGCGCCGGCAACGCCGGACCGACGCTGTGGTGGAACGGCGAGATCGTCGGCGGCTGGATCCAACTCCCGGACGGCACGATCGCTACGAAGCTGCTGCGCGACGTCGGCCGGGAGGGGCAGAAGGCGATCGCGGCCGAGACCGAGCGGTGGCAGGCGATTCTGGGCGAGGTGCGGGTGACGCCACGGTTCCGGACGCCGGTGGAGCGGGAACTGAACGTGACCTGA
- a CDS encoding helix-turn-helix transcriptional regulator produces MLQTSARLLRLLSLLQSRPDWPGAELAERMEVTTRTVRRDVDRLRDLGYPVESTPGIAGGYRLGVGAALPPLLLDDDEAVAVVVGLRGSAAGWVTGIEESSLRALSKIEMILPSRLRHRVSSLQSAIMLLPGDCPVVDASLLTALATACRAHEGVRFGYRDTTRRVEPYRVVRAGRNWYLLAYDLDRDDWRTFRVDRVTGPIQPGARFTPRAEPEGGTETYVSDSLTRAPYRYQATILFHAPLEKVAQTTTPTAGRLEARDEHSCLYYTGAEALDTIAIYIALKGIDFEVLEPPELREFVADLGTRLSRAAAGGR; encoded by the coding sequence ATGCTCCAGACCTCAGCGCGCCTGCTCCGCCTGCTCTCACTGCTCCAGTCCCGCCCCGACTGGCCCGGCGCCGAACTCGCCGAGCGCATGGAGGTCACCACCCGCACAGTGCGCCGCGACGTGGACCGCCTCCGCGACCTCGGTTACCCAGTCGAATCCACGCCGGGCATAGCCGGCGGCTACCGCCTCGGCGTCGGCGCGGCCCTGCCCCCGCTGCTCCTGGACGACGACGAGGCGGTCGCGGTGGTGGTCGGCCTGCGCGGCTCGGCGGCAGGCTGGGTGACCGGGATCGAGGAGAGCTCGCTGCGAGCGCTGAGCAAGATCGAGATGATCCTGCCCTCACGTCTGCGGCACCGAGTGAGCAGCCTCCAGTCGGCGATCATGCTGCTCCCCGGCGACTGCCCGGTCGTGGACGCATCGCTGCTCACGGCCCTGGCCACAGCCTGCCGCGCGCACGAAGGCGTGCGCTTCGGCTACCGGGACACCACCCGCCGCGTCGAGCCCTACCGCGTGGTCCGGGCCGGACGGAACTGGTACCTACTCGCCTACGACCTCGACCGAGACGACTGGCGCACCTTCCGCGTAGACCGCGTCACCGGCCCGATCCAACCAGGCGCACGCTTCACACCGCGAGCCGAGCCGGAGGGAGGCACGGAGACGTACGTGTCGGACTCGCTGACACGCGCACCGTACCGGTATCAGGCCACGATCCTGTTCCACGCACCACTGGAGAAGGTGGCACAGACCACGACACCGACCGCCGGACGACTCGAGGCACGCGACGAGCATTCGTGTTTGTACTACACAGGCGCCGAGGCGCTGGACACGATCGCAATCTACATCGCGCTGAAGGGGATTGACTTCGAGGTGCTGGAGCCGCCGGAGCTTCGGGAGTTCGTCGCCGATTTGGGGACGCGGTTGAGTCGCGCTGCTGCTGGAGGCCGGTGA
- a CDS encoding SRPBCC domain-containing protein, with protein MSEASLTTGGTQGAAIRLERVLPDPPQVVWQALTEREQLKKWFPCDVVVDGERWVPGAGITFPFGPEPDAFTIKGEVLDVREPESLSFTWGEETLRFTLTPHGTGTLLVLVDELRPAVAARNAAGWEACLDLLATGTRDKDAWQPLFEHYTAVFSPTLGEQEGPPAGMA; from the coding sequence ATGAGCGAGGCATCGTTGACGACCGGGGGTACGCAGGGGGCCGCGATCCGTCTGGAGCGCGTCCTGCCCGATCCCCCACAGGTCGTGTGGCAGGCCCTGACCGAGCGCGAGCAGCTCAAGAAGTGGTTCCCGTGCGACGTGGTCGTCGACGGCGAACGCTGGGTCCCCGGCGCCGGGATCACCTTCCCGTTCGGGCCCGAGCCCGACGCCTTCACGATCAAGGGCGAGGTCCTGGACGTCCGCGAGCCGGAGTCCCTGTCCTTCACCTGGGGCGAGGAGACACTGCGCTTCACGCTCACCCCGCACGGCACCGGCACCCTGCTCGTCCTCGTCGACGAGCTGCGCCCGGCCGTCGCCGCCCGCAATGCCGCGGGCTGGGAAGCGTGCCTGGACCTGCTGGCCACCGGCACCCGCGACAAGGACGCGTGGCAGCCGCTGTTCGAGCACTACACGGCCGTGTTCTCGCCGACGCTCGGCGAGCAGGAGGGCCCGCCGGCCGGGATGGCGTGA
- a CDS encoding ArsR/SmtB family transcription factor produces MTVAAAFQALGEPRRLAIVELLREGEKSVGELSERLGASQPAVSKHLRALREAGLVEVRPDAQHRFYRIRPEPLAEVDDWLAQYRWLWTRSLDRLEAHLEDRRKT; encoded by the coding sequence ATGACCGTCGCCGCAGCATTCCAAGCCCTCGGCGAGCCGCGCCGGCTGGCCATCGTGGAACTCCTCCGCGAGGGCGAGAAGTCGGTCGGCGAGTTGTCCGAGCGCCTGGGCGCGAGCCAGCCCGCGGTGTCCAAGCACCTGCGGGCGCTGCGGGAGGCCGGGCTGGTCGAGGTGCGGCCCGACGCGCAGCACCGCTTCTACCGCATACGGCCCGAGCCGCTCGCCGAGGTCGACGACTGGCTGGCGCAGTACCGCTGGCTGTGGACCCGCAGTCTGGACCGCCTGGAAGCACATCTGGAAGACCGGAGGAAGACATGA
- a CDS encoding phospholipase D-like domain-containing protein, which yields MLKSAIRRFGLGVVATATAASGVLLAPAAHAAGTYRLLILPDQGENAIYSFINSATKSIDVTMYELRDTTVTTALVNKYKAGVKVRVILDGKQTSVNSAAYSALQAGGVPVVYSSSAFTYTHQKTITVDGATSWISTGNLDSTYYATSHDYSVFDTDQNDVAAVEQVFGADFTDTSITPSDGDNLVWSPTDSQTHLLALINGATRTLDVQEEEFGDPALVSAIVAAAQRGVTVRCVLENTGGKYNSQISQVEAAGVKVTQYTSQTGFYVHAKAIVADYGTSSAKVFQGSENFSDNSLNSNRELGLIISDSGVLTGIENTFTADFNQTPSNGGGGTSTVTVSNPGNQTGTVGTAASVQVTAADSAAGQTLAYAATGLPAGLAINSATGAISGTPTTAGTSSVTVTATDGTGASGSTTFSWVISAAGGTGGGCTGAGQLLGDPGFEDGTGDAAWTASSSDIITNDATDEPAHSGSWDAWLGGTVSTTDTLSQSVAIPSGCSTYTFSFWLHTDTTETSKTKAYDKLTVQVLDGSGNALGTLKTFTNLNANSGYAQQSVSLAQYAGKTVTLQFTGTNDYEDPTSWVIDDTALTVS from the coding sequence ATGCTCAAATCCGCCATCCGCCGTTTCGGCCTCGGCGTGGTCGCCACCGCGACCGCCGCGTCCGGCGTGCTGCTGGCGCCGGCCGCCCACGCCGCCGGCACCTACCGCCTGTTGATCCTGCCCGACCAGGGCGAGAACGCGATCTACAGCTTCATCAACAGCGCCACCAAGAGCATCGACGTCACGATGTACGAGCTGCGCGACACCACCGTCACCACGGCGCTGGTGAACAAGTACAAGGCGGGCGTCAAGGTCCGGGTGATCCTGGACGGCAAGCAGACCTCGGTGAACAGCGCGGCCTACAGCGCCCTGCAGGCCGGCGGCGTGCCGGTCGTCTACAGCTCCTCGGCGTTCACCTACACGCACCAGAAGACGATCACCGTCGACGGCGCGACGTCCTGGATCAGCACCGGCAACCTGGACAGCACCTACTACGCGACCTCACACGACTACTCGGTCTTCGACACCGACCAGAACGACGTGGCGGCCGTGGAGCAGGTCTTCGGCGCCGACTTCACCGACACCTCGATCACCCCGAGCGACGGCGACAACCTGGTCTGGTCGCCGACCGACTCCCAGACCCACCTGCTCGCGCTGATCAACGGCGCCACCAGGACCCTGGACGTGCAGGAGGAGGAGTTCGGCGACCCGGCGCTGGTCAGCGCGATCGTCGCGGCGGCGCAGCGCGGCGTGACGGTGCGCTGCGTGCTGGAGAACACCGGCGGCAAGTACAACAGCCAGATCAGCCAGGTCGAGGCGGCCGGCGTCAAGGTCACGCAGTACACCTCGCAGACCGGTTTCTACGTGCACGCCAAGGCGATCGTCGCCGACTACGGCACCTCCAGCGCGAAGGTGTTCCAGGGTTCTGAGAACTTCTCGGACAACTCGCTGAACAGCAACCGCGAACTCGGCCTGATCATCTCCGACTCCGGCGTCCTGACCGGCATCGAGAACACCTTCACCGCCGACTTCAACCAGACGCCGAGCAACGGCGGCGGCGGCACCTCGACCGTGACGGTCAGCAACCCGGGCAACCAGACCGGCACCGTCGGGACCGCGGCCTCCGTGCAGGTCACGGCCGCCGACTCGGCCGCCGGCCAGACCCTCGCCTACGCAGCCACCGGCCTGCCCGCAGGCCTGGCGATCAACAGCGCGACCGGCGCCATCTCCGGCACCCCGACCACCGCCGGCACCAGCTCGGTGACGGTCACCGCCACCGACGGCACCGGCGCCTCCGGCAGCACCACCTTCAGCTGGGTCATCAGCGCGGCCGGCGGGACCGGCGGCGGCTGCACCGGTGCCGGGCAGCTGCTGGGCGACCCCGGCTTCGAGGACGGGACCGGCGACGCCGCGTGGACCGCGTCCTCCAGCGACATCATCACCAACGACGCGACCGACGAGCCGGCGCACTCCGGTTCGTGGGACGCGTGGCTGGGCGGCACCGTCAGCACGACTGACACGCTGTCGCAGTCTGTTGCGATTCCGAGCGGGTGCTCGACGTACACGTTCAGCTTCTGGCTGCACACCGACACCACCGAGACCAGCAAGACCAAGGCTTACGACAAGCTGACGGTGCAGGTGCTGGACGGTTCGGGCAACGCGCTGGGGACGCTGAAGACGTTCACCAACCTGAACGCCAACAGCGGGTACGCGCAGCAGAGCGTTTCGCTGGCTCAGTACGCCGGGAAGACTGTGACGCTGCAGTTCACCGGGACCAACGACTACGAGGACCCGACCTCGTGGGTGATCGACGACACCGCGCTCACCGTCAGCTGA